The Sorangiineae bacterium MSr11367 genome window below encodes:
- a CDS encoding acyl carrier protein produces MPEIEIQSTLLELFTEKLQWNGPLPTGALSEHLSSLQLLTLIDAVEERFSIYLQPTEAAEIDTVDQIVATILREAK; encoded by the coding sequence ATGCCCGAAATTGAAATTCAAAGCACACTGCTCGAACTCTTCACGGAAAAGCTGCAGTGGAACGGCCCATTGCCCACGGGTGCCTTGTCCGAGCATCTGAGCTCTCTGCAGCTGCTGACACTCATCGACGCCGTCGAGGAGCGTTTTTCCATTTACCTTCAGCCCACGGAGGCGGCTGAAATCGATACGGTTGACCAAATCGTCGCGACGATTCTTCGGGAGGCGAAGTGA
- a CDS encoding beta-ketoacyl-ACP synthase 3, with amino-acid sequence MAASVSISESPSFGPLLLPRARIASVGFSLPNKVIDNDYLATVMSTSDDFIVARTGLRERRHVTASVPTSELMVEAGARAIERARLSPADIDLMIVSTLSPDHHDPSQANLIQPKLGLRHIPCFDIRAQCSGFLYGIEIGAQYIQTRKCRNVLVISGEVLSKRMDCSNDGRNLAVLLADGAGAAVLQASNDVGVGLIDQVTGADGSHFRDLWTEAPGTAHETFLAPELVDRGAHQFRMQGRQLFEHAVEAMVTCARDLLARNRLSVADLDIVIPHQPNPRILERVNQILEIPEGKLLMTDHLGNMGSASLPVVLGMSIDEGRVRPGTLCMLLAYGAGSTWSAAIHRF; translated from the coding sequence ATGGCTGCAAGCGTAAGCATATCGGAGAGCCCGTCTTTCGGTCCACTGCTTCTGCCGCGGGCGCGAATCGCCAGCGTCGGCTTTTCCCTTCCAAACAAGGTGATCGACAACGATTACCTGGCCACGGTCATGAGCACGTCGGACGATTTCATCGTCGCCCGAACGGGGCTCCGCGAGCGCCGTCACGTCACGGCTTCCGTGCCGACCTCCGAGCTGATGGTGGAGGCTGGGGCACGGGCCATCGAGCGCGCGCGCCTCTCCCCGGCCGACATCGATCTGATGATCGTGAGCACGTTGAGCCCCGATCATCATGATCCCTCTCAAGCAAATCTCATCCAACCGAAGCTGGGATTGCGGCACATTCCATGTTTCGATATCCGCGCTCAATGCTCGGGCTTTCTGTACGGGATCGAAATCGGGGCCCAGTACATCCAGACCCGCAAATGCCGAAATGTGCTCGTCATCAGCGGCGAAGTGCTCTCCAAGCGCATGGACTGCTCGAACGACGGGCGAAACCTCGCGGTCCTTTTGGCGGACGGCGCGGGCGCAGCGGTGTTGCAGGCAAGCAACGACGTTGGCGTGGGGTTGATCGATCAGGTCACGGGCGCGGACGGAAGCCACTTTCGGGATCTCTGGACCGAGGCTCCGGGAACTGCGCACGAAACGTTCCTGGCGCCGGAACTCGTGGACCGTGGAGCGCACCAGTTTCGCATGCAGGGGCGCCAACTGTTCGAGCACGCCGTGGAAGCCATGGTGACGTGTGCGCGTGACCTCTTGGCCCGGAATCGCCTCTCGGTCGCGGATCTCGACATCGTGATCCCGCACCAGCCGAACCCGCGAATTCTCGAACGCGTCAACCAGATCCTCGAAATACCCGAGGGCAAGTTGCTGATGACCGATCACCTCGGCAACATGGGGTCGGCGTCGCTGCCGGTCGTCCTCGGGATGAGCATCGACGAAGGACGCGTGCGCCCCGGCACCCTTTGCATGTTGCTCGCCTATGGCGCGGGCTCGACCTGGTCGGCCGCCATTCACAGATTTTAA
- a CDS encoding tryptophan 7-halogenase, protein MRGHKILLLERESFPRYQIGESLLPSTTGAIGHLLGITDELANAGFPIKRGGSWYWGRRKETWTFDFTQSEVPGVVNAYQVERAKFDEILLRNAARKGVDVRERHPVAAILQEDGRVVGVRYGTPDGGTREARARIVADASGHSSPFHRIVGERVVADFFRNVSLFGYFRGGKRMPTPNEGNILVVSMEKGWVWYIPLAPDLTSVGVVMPQQNAPILKKGHEQAMNELLDGCPLIKGMLEGVPRVTEGMYGQYRVRKDWSYCNSKFWKPGMVLVGDTACFVDPLFSSGVHLSTYSALLAARSIHTTLLGEVDETACFTEYERRYRAEYMIFYRFLQFFYDSNNDQEDYFRAAHEVLGDEKFEQDRQAFVRLVAGFGTGPDVQALAGASAPPTETKRIPLDAVFGIPSWLDVTSASGLGARGPYPAGPDALSISADGFRWVAQPPAESA, encoded by the coding sequence ATGCGGGGCCACAAGATTCTTCTTCTCGAGCGAGAAAGTTTTCCGCGTTATCAAATCGGCGAATCCCTCTTGCCGTCGACGACGGGGGCCATCGGTCATCTTCTCGGAATCACCGACGAGTTGGCCAACGCCGGATTTCCCATCAAGCGCGGCGGCTCTTGGTACTGGGGCCGTCGAAAAGAAACGTGGACGTTCGATTTTACCCAGAGCGAGGTGCCTGGGGTCGTCAACGCATACCAGGTCGAGCGAGCCAAGTTCGATGAGATTCTCTTGCGCAACGCTGCACGCAAGGGCGTCGATGTACGTGAACGCCATCCCGTCGCGGCCATCCTCCAGGAGGACGGGCGCGTCGTCGGCGTACGCTATGGAACACCGGATGGCGGCACGCGCGAAGCGCGAGCCCGCATCGTCGCCGATGCCAGCGGTCACTCGAGCCCCTTTCACCGAATCGTCGGTGAACGCGTCGTGGCCGACTTCTTCCGCAACGTCTCTCTCTTTGGTTACTTCCGCGGTGGAAAGCGGATGCCCACGCCGAATGAGGGCAACATCCTCGTCGTATCCATGGAGAAGGGCTGGGTTTGGTACATTCCGCTCGCGCCGGATCTCACCAGCGTGGGCGTCGTCATGCCACAGCAAAATGCTCCCATCCTGAAGAAGGGGCATGAGCAGGCCATGAACGAGCTCCTGGATGGCTGCCCCCTCATCAAAGGCATGCTCGAAGGTGTGCCGCGCGTAACGGAAGGAATGTACGGACAATACCGGGTACGCAAGGACTGGTCCTATTGCAATTCGAAGTTTTGGAAACCAGGGATGGTCCTGGTCGGCGACACCGCGTGTTTCGTCGATCCACTCTTTTCATCCGGCGTTCATCTCTCGACGTATTCGGCGCTCCTCGCGGCGCGATCCATCCATACGACCCTTCTCGGGGAGGTCGACGAGACCGCCTGCTTCACGGAATACGAACGGCGTTATCGGGCCGAATACATGATTTTCTACCGATTTCTCCAGTTCTTCTACGACTCCAACAACGATCAGGAAGATTACTTCCGCGCCGCGCACGAGGTGCTCGGGGACGAGAAGTTCGAACAGGACCGCCAGGCCTTCGTGCGCCTCGTTGCCGGGTTTGGCACCGGACCCGACGTTCAGGCGCTTGCCGGGGCCTCCGCGCCACCGACCGAGACCAAGCGTATTCCCCTCGATGCGGTCTTCGGAATCCCGTCATGGCTGGACGTCACGTCTGCATCCGGCCTCGGAGCTAGGGGCCCGTACCCGGCAGGGCCCGATGCGCTCTCCATCTCGGCGGATGGCTTCCGTTGGGTTGCGCAGCCTCCAGCGGAATCGGCCTGA
- a CDS encoding MBL fold metallo-hydrolase: protein MWYTDVGCVDEDLIVLGTIKNPVFLTGSGDDWALIEGGLTRHAPLVLRQLQDVLGDTRRIRRWLVTHSHYDHCGLLGQLYPYMPWVTVYASPETAKAFQSERARAVVQKINDATKLLASPGEELPALPNPALPPAVLSEIPITTVVDGDRVELDGRRSMLVRKTPGHSRCQIAYFDESRGRAFVSDALGELVEEGYYCPLSFDDLAAYRTSIESIAKLGAEEVVLGHHGRLTGEQAARAAAEARDGLERFADDARKLLPKAGGAKRTVAEQLSQRLHAPSVTFVPQDLHVQSMLRILDLLESEHTLT from the coding sequence ATGTGGTACACGGATGTAGGCTGCGTCGATGAAGACTTGATCGTGCTCGGGACCATCAAGAATCCGGTCTTCTTGACGGGGAGTGGCGACGATTGGGCGTTGATCGAGGGAGGGCTGACACGGCATGCACCGCTCGTTCTCCGTCAGCTCCAGGACGTGCTCGGGGATACCCGCCGCATCCGCCGATGGCTGGTGACCCACTCTCACTATGATCACTGCGGGCTTCTCGGTCAGCTCTATCCATACATGCCTTGGGTCACCGTCTACGCCTCGCCCGAAACGGCCAAGGCCTTTCAGAGCGAGCGGGCACGGGCGGTGGTCCAGAAGATAAACGATGCGACCAAGTTGCTCGCGTCGCCCGGCGAGGAACTCCCGGCGCTACCGAATCCGGCGCTTCCGCCAGCCGTGTTGTCCGAAATACCGATCACCACCGTGGTCGACGGCGATCGGGTCGAGCTCGATGGTCGACGGTCGATGCTCGTGCGGAAAACGCCAGGCCACAGCCGCTGCCAGATTGCCTATTTCGACGAGAGCCGCGGGCGGGCTTTCGTATCGGACGCACTGGGAGAGTTGGTCGAGGAAGGCTATTATTGTCCGCTGTCGTTCGACGATCTCGCGGCGTATCGCACGTCCATCGAGAGCATCGCGAAGCTCGGGGCCGAGGAGGTCGTGCTCGGGCACCACGGAAGGCTCACCGGTGAGCAAGCAGCGCGGGCGGCGGCGGAGGCCAGGGACGGGCTCGAGCGGTTTGCCGACGACGCGCGAAAGCTTTTGCCAAAAGCGGGCGGCGCCAAAAGGACGGTGGCCGAGCAGCTCTCCCAGCGCCTGCACGCGCCGAGCGTTACGTTCGTGCCGCAGGACCTGCACGTTCAGAGCATGCTCCGCATACTCGATCTTCTCGAGAGCGAGCACACTCTCACTTGA
- a CDS encoding DUF2505 domain-containing protein, with the protein MATFVITHEIRCNKEQFWKLFWNKAFTEKMYREGLGYRAYEIREQSETERTVDLAPNWSLPGPMRGGFTLSEQGELARGSDIWRWRATPSTLADKIHLDGTMRLEPINSTSIRRIGDLKVKATVPIVDILLESSFETRLREEWSRTASYMSKHLSMR; encoded by the coding sequence ATGGCCACGTTCGTCATCACTCACGAGATAAGGTGCAACAAGGAACAATTCTGGAAGCTCTTCTGGAACAAGGCGTTCACCGAGAAGATGTACCGCGAAGGGCTCGGTTACCGAGCCTATGAGATCCGTGAACAGAGCGAGACCGAGCGAACGGTGGACCTTGCGCCCAACTGGAGTCTTCCAGGACCCATGAGGGGCGGATTCACGCTTTCGGAGCAGGGCGAGCTCGCGAGGGGAAGCGACATTTGGCGATGGCGCGCGACCCCCAGCACCCTCGCCGACAAGATCCACCTGGATGGCACGATGCGTCTAGAGCCAATCAATTCAACGAGCATCCGCCGAATCGGAGACCTCAAGGTAAAGGCGACGGTCCCCATCGTCGACATCTTGTTGGAATCCAGTTTCGAAACGCGCCTTCGTGAGGAATGGAGCCGCACGGCGTCCTATATGAGCAAGCATCTGTCCATGAGGTGA